TTctctctgagcagcaggagaggagctgcagtctggaccaggaccaggaggacccagagcccccacacattaaagaggagcaggaagaaCCTTGGACCAGTCcgcagggagagcagcttcaggggctggaggaggctgacatcaccaagttcacattcactcctgtccctgtgaagagtgaagaagatgaagagaaacctcagtcctcacagcttcatcaaacacaaactgaacaattgaaaacagaagctggtggagaggactgtggaggaccagaaccagacaggaactctgatccagatccacaagtccaaacggtgagagcgctggtggagcagcgactgactgcggctgctgaagagatatttgggcCGTTTGCAAGAAGGATAGCGGAGTGTAAGGAGGAACTTCATCGTTCAAAAGAGAAGAACgagcgacaacagaaactactggaTGCTGTTTTCAACCCTCAGCTTCacctacacagagcaggttaattactttacttcagttacacagagcaggttagttactttacttcagttacaaagagcaggttagttactttacttcagttacatagcaggttagttactttacttcagttacacagagcaggttagttactttacttcagttacaaagaccaggttagttactttacttcagttacaaagaccaggttagttactttacttcagttacacagagcaggttaattactttacttcagttacacagagcaggttaatTACTTTACTTcaattacacagagcaggtgagTTACTTttcttcagttacacagagcaggttagttacttcaCTTCAGTTAcccagagcaggttagttacttgttatattatatttgaataattctAAGAAGACATTATCGTGGTAGGTCAGACAGAGGTTACTAGGCTAAGCACTTGAGTTGAAGACAGTGGGAGATGATgacgaggaaggaggagaggcgAGTTCTGAAGctggatgggtaaatgacgAGTGTATGTCCTCAATCTTTCCCAAGAAAAAGTTGATGAAATGGctcaggaggagggaggagagggggttGGTGGGACCAGGAGGTTCGTAAAGATTGAGTAAAGCTTCTCCGGGTTGGAAAAAGAGGAttagttacacagagcaggttagttattttacttcagttacacagagcaggtcagTTACtctacttcagttacacagtaCAGGTTAATTCGTTTAATAGGCAATCAGtcttcaaaaataattaaaaaatgtttacaacttAAAACTGTGCAagaaaaagggttaaaagactCACTTTGTACATGTCCGTTATCTGCCATGTGAACAGTCAGAAGCATCGTGGCAGCCCTACTTGAGCTGCTGTAAGagcctctctgtgtgtttacccTTCTCTGCAGATGTCCAGAAGCTGTTGGTGGGTAAAGAGGagtttccctctgagcagcaggagaggagctgcagtctggaccaagaccaggaccaggaggagccAGAGCCCCCATACATTAAAGAGGAACCGGAGGAACCTTTGACCAGTccggagggagagcagcttcaggggctggaggaggctgatatcatcaagttcacattcactcctgtccctgtgaagagtgaagaagatgaagagaaaccccagtcctcacagcttcatcaaacacagactgaacagatggaaacagaagctgatggagaggactgtggtgAGAAACGATTTAGCTGCTCTGAATGTGGGAGAAGGTTTGGCTACAAGCACGTTCTGCAGAGGCACATGCTTTGtcatacaggagagaaacctttcagctgctcaattTGTAAGAAAAAATTTTCACAGAGTGGAactttaaagaaacacatgagactccacacaggagagaatcttttcagctgctcagtttgtaagaaaaattTTTCACATAGTGGATctttaaagaaacacatgagtctccacacaggagagaaacctttcagctgctcactttgtgagaaaacttttacacggaATTATGGTTTAAAGAAACActtgagactccacacaggagagagagattATTTCAGCTGCTcaatttgtaagaaaacttttacacagagtgggggtttaaagaaacacatgagattccacacaggagagagacctttcacctgctcattttgtggtaaagGTTTCAGTGGAAGTTGTGAtctgaagagacacatgagagttcacacaggagagaaacctttcagttgCCGTATTTGTAGCAAAAGATTTGCCCGTAGTTCACAGGTCAAAAGACATAAATGTGCTGGCCGCTCGTCCTCAAAGTTTCATCAAGctgaggagaacaaagaggcagagcctccagccagcagccCACATGAAGAGATGCTAACAGAAGCtaatggagaggactgtggaagACCAGAACCAGCCAGGAACTCAAATCCAGATGAACCAGAAACTGATGAGGATACTGGAGATTCtcctgaacctgagactgatgacagtggtGATTGGAAGTAAACTAGCAATGCTCTTAGTAAAAGGTCCTCATCAGTGACAATGAAAGCCTTTTTATTAACTCCTTGCACATTTTGGAGGGTGTGGCAGATTCAGTTTGAAGGCTACAGAGAAGATCATCACATATTGGTATGAAACTAGATGATCTTAGGAATCCTTTTGTACAAAATATGTTGTGATCTCTTGTTGGGAAGGGTGTGAAATTTGATGTTCACTTGTCCATTCAGCATCTTTAGATATTTTAgtaagatttgtttttgttttacaaaacaaGTGTTgacaaactgatgttttaattaaatatttgatcTTAGAAGTGTAACaattacaactttatttttttctaacagcaaaacaaaataaaaaacattcttgGTTTCCCAAAGTTGCCTGAAAGTTGTCCCTTCTTCAGTTTGTGATACGAGGATAGGCatgctgtgttttaatttaggcCAGAAATCCCTAAACCAGCTATCCCTGTTATGTGATTTCAGAGGCCTGTGTGAGATTTCAGGGTTAGCGAGGTAACCTGAGGTTTAACCCTGGTTATCAGTATCTCCaaggtggttctcttttaaCCTGGCTAGGTCGTCATGGTAACTCACGCTGCAGAGCTAACCTGGGCGGGACCAAGATTTGTTCTGAGGTTTGGCTTGAAATTGGCTAGAAAGCCTCGAACTACTTTTAAAACAGTGTCTCACACTAGTCAGCAGTCAATTTATGATTCATACAGATTCTCAGCGGTGAGAACTCGATATAAATTCATATCTGTTGAGTCGTAACATTGTAATAATGTCAACAAACGGAACcttgcagttacagtagagttactgtatgtacagttatagctacagttacagtagagatacagttacagtagaatTACTTTATGTATTGttgtagctacagttacagtagagttactgctTTTCCTGCATTCTGccggtaccaaaaataaaatgtccagctgagcctaatgactacagaccagtagccctcacaTCTCATATCATGAAGACCTTGATGCCGCTGATTGTACGCCTACTGAGAGTTGAAGTCAAAGACAAcctcgaccccctgcagtttacatacaaacaacacatgggagtgAAAGATGCTGTCCTCTATAtatgcttcaccgtgcccttgctcatctcgAGGAAACTCAcattatgtgagaatcatgttctttgatttttcaagcgcaatgaacaccatccaacccaacatactcaaaaacaagctcacagagctGGGAGTGGATCTTCctttatctcctggatcactgattacctgacaggaaggcCACAGTAtctcaggttggggaactgtgtttctgggacattaatgagcagtacaggggctccacaagggactgttctggctccattcgtGTTCACACTGTATacagcagacttcaaatacaactctgagtcctgccacatccagaagtactcggaccaacactgctattgtggcttGCAttaggaatggacaggaatctgaatataaagATCTGATctaagaactatctcctactgaacgtCAAAACGAATTAAGAAATGAGCATGAATGCATCGTTGTTGCTGCAagtacagtagagttactgtatgtaccGTCTTAGCTGTCAGCTGATGtgaggttgttgtttttcactgaaaagTTCTCTGGACATTTAGAATTCTCTGAAATGACTCTCCTGTAAAATAAGGTAGCAgacattaatacttcactatattattaataagGTTGATGTTCACTTGCAtatgaaatactgtataattcctttaaaacagaatgttttgttttttttgtttcctcctGATTGGCCATTGTTCGTTTTAAACTTCTGTTTAAATgccttatttaaataattttagctGCAACATtagtaaatgtgaaaaaagtgaaGTGCTCTTCATActttctgaattattttttgttattattatgacccAAATTATGGCTGGAAGCTTCACAAACAACCACCTTGAGAAATAGTATGAgtctgttttaataatttatcttcCGTTGAAGACTGTCATTTCAGAAAATTtggagttttattttgaaacccaCCAATTTCTATGCCCCGGAAGCTGTCGTCTTCACTGTGGCAAACTTCCCGCTGTTTAATCAAGACGGCAGCTCGTCGCAGTTTCTTTATTGTTCGTGAGAAAATTTGTGTTGTGATCCgtcagagcctctgtgtgtccggataaacctgtctgaatggactttgtgctgttcaccttttctttctggatgttttacctctgactcatctcccggtagactacaaacacattcaagttagcttagcaagctagctGGTTTGCACCACAGCGCTAGTCAGAGTGACTGTTTGATGGAGAGCAAACTGTGTTTCTGACGGAGTTTGTATGGAGAAAAAgttggtgtcactgtgtgaaaaatgtctaaagtccaaacggtgagagcgctggtggagcagcgactgactgcggctgctgaagagatatttgggctgtttgaaagaacgatagcagagtacgaggagcaactttgtcgttcagaagagaagaacgagcgacaacagaaactactggacgctgttttcaaccctcagattcagctacacagagcaggtaagttactttacttcagttacacagagcaggttagttactttactttagttACACTGAGCaggttattttatttgaaagtcaggatttgtgtgtgttacGGACAGAAGAACTGCTTCTATGTTTGTAAATGGTACTTTAAATCTGCAGAAACGACTACTATTAATGACCgatctatgaaaacaataagaaaaaagaggGACACAGAAGAATTTCAGGGGGTAATGATGTCTGgctctagcctggctaacaccagactattctcaaatgaggtctagtctggcaacgagcaatgtatttctccgtagaggaggtgtggtttacgatcctccggagccgtttattggacgcttagaatgtctatcaaagcgtctgtaggtagctcttagccaatcagatcagttataccagatgacgtagtagagcaacagagatggatgtttgttgtgtgtgtgtctgtgagagagtgttgctgctgctttgcttctccagttctcgctttctgcaagattatttattttcacgctttattccccctcatgtcattctgccacacacatccactgattttatgggcaataaacaagctgctgcgggtctctcggcggccccgctgtcccccggctggtagcgagatcaccggcgttacaatagCGGAGCCagcagcggagccgccgagagacctttcgcctttcaactttcgctctaaactatttaaaacaccatctacagctaaagagagtttcgcgtctgctgcaggatccgtaagaaaactacaagcttccgtctgccgggtagtatgcgtcatcgtcttgccgtccctccccgctctgtgattggatccctaaaacagggctaagatctccctctagtttccagaccccttggcagttcgaaattaaatcgagcgcgcaaggcagtctgggtatacccaggctagtctgGCTCTGTGGTTGGATGTCAAACacaggaataagaaaaaaaaaactgcctttcATTCTTATTGATGACTTTGTCAAAAACTCCCTTTGAAGCTAAACAGAGACGATTATAGTTGCAAGCCAGTAAACGGACGGACTGGACCGCTGAAATCATCTGAAATTCTCATATTTACACAGAGCTCATTTCATACAGACACagctcaactttttttttaaatcaaaatctgtttattgaagGATTTTCAGTATAACAAAAGTGCAATGCTGAATGGTAATTACAAAGACATGGGGTAGACATGAGTACAACAATTAGCACCAATGTGTCCAGAcagaacacagaaaacaaacaaacaaaaaaacaaaacaaccaaatgtAACGATTTACCGAAAAGAaggaaaatataacaaataaaatctTCATATGTAAAATAACCCCTCCCTAGTCACTGCCAATACACTACAATAATATGAGCACATTGCCACATCTAAAGCCTGCGCTAAAAATAAGCAGAGTACTTAGCTTTGCTAAGCTGCACCTAATGGCAGTCTTCAAGTACCCCACGTTTTCTGAAATCTCCCACTTGATTGCTTTAGCGAGTATCTAACCTTCTCCAATTTTAAGCAGGACATGATTTCTTCTAGCCATTGTGCATGAGTTGGAGAGGAGGCATCTCTCCACCTGAGCAGGATCAGTCGTCTAGCTCGCAGGGAGACAAAGGATATAGTACGTTGTTTTTCTTTGGATAACTCCACCTCTGCCTCCACAAACCCAAAAATAGCGATCAACGGGTTTGGTTCCAACCTGATGCCTAACACCCAAGAGAGTGTATGGAAAATTTCCCTCCAATAGTTGGTAAGGCTCGAACAGGACCAGTACATGTGAATGAGTGAAGCCTCAGCAAAACCGCATTTGATACAATGGGGGCTGATCAGGGTACATAGAGGATAGTTTTGCTTTTGAGATATGAGCCCTGTGCACCACTTTGAACTGAATTAAGCTGTGACTCGCACAGAGGGAGGTTGAGTTAACCAGTATGGAAGTCCAAGTGTCTTCTGATAAAGGGAGACCCAAGTCTTCCTCCCATGCTGTTCTAAGCCTGTCCGTGGAGGCGCGCCTAAGATCCAATATCATGTTATAAAGAActgaaattaacttttttttaagtggattTATAGAGAGGACTCTATCAACAATGGTGAGATCTGTTGATATTGAAGAGCCAGATAAATGAGAAAGAACAAAATGCCTTGCTTGAAGATATCTGAAAAAATTAGACTTTGGGAGACTGAATTTTTCACTTAGCTGCTCAAAAGACGCCAAGCTGTTGTCTATGAACAGGTCTTTAAAGCGCATGGTACCCTTCCTGTGCCattcattaaaaacagaatCCTGGCAGGATGGTTTAAATAGATGGTTTGATGCAATGGGGCTCAGGAGAGAGAAACTGTGGAATCCAAAATATTTCCTAAATTGTGCCCAGATTTTTAAAGAATGTTTTACCACCggattttttatacatttgagTGAGGGAAGTGGGAGTGGGGTTCCAAGGAATGCAAGAAGTGACATATTATCATCCGACTGTATCTCCATCGCTTCCCAGTCAGGGCAGTCAGGTTGGCTGtagtaaaaagaccaaaacgcAAGACAGCGCAAGTTAGCAGCCCAATAATAGAAGCGAAAGTTTGGAAGAGCGAGACCTCCAGAAGCcttgtttttttgcaggtgGCTCTTGTTCAAACGTGGTCGTTTACCCTGCCACACATATGAAGAAATAACTGAATCGAGATGTCGGAAGAAGGATACAGGGATAAAGAGAGGTAGGGCCTGGAAAAGGTACAGAAATTTTGGTaaaatggtcattttgactGAGTTGATATGACCGACAAGAGATAATGACATGGGTGACCACTGTGCTAATATTTGTTTAGTTTGATTTAATAACATGATTACGTTCTCTTGGAACAGATCTTTGTGCTTTCTTGTAACTGAGATACCTAGATAGGAAAacttattattttcaattttaaaaggCAAATTGGCAAGGTCCAGAGCTTGTGCCTTATTGTTGATAGGGAACAGCTCGCTTTTGTTGAGGTTTAACTTGTAGCCTGAAAATTTACCAAACTGACTGAGCAGCGAAAGAGCGGGAGGTAATGAGGTGGTTGGGTAAGAGATAAAAAGCAGAAGATCATCAGCATAGAGCGAAACTCTATGCTCTGTGTTACCTCTCCAGATGCCAGATATGTCCTTGCAAGTACGGAGTGCTGTAGCAAGTGGCTCAATGGCCATATCAAAAAGCATGGGGCTAAGGGGACACCCCTGGCGGGTTCCGCAATGCAAACTAAAAGGTCTTGACCGCTGTTTGTTAGTACGAATTGAGGCTGTGGGGTGTGAATAGAGTAATTTAATCCATGAAGTAAATTTTGGGCCAAAGCCAAATTTGTCCAGCACAGCAAATAAGTACCCCCACTCAACCCGGTCAAATGCTTTCTCTGCGTCGAGAGAGACGACGCACTTGCCTGACTGCATTGAAGAGATGGCTGAAGCTATTTCTGCCTGGGATATAGGTTCTTCCaatcttttatttatgtcagatGAAAGTTTAGGGATATTAAGACCACTTAGAAAATCAGAAATTGCTTTAGAATCACTCTGACAATCTGAGGTGTAAAGCTGGGTGTAAAAGTCCCTGAATGCTTCATTAATTTGTAGGTGATCTGTAGTTATAAGGCCATTTGGTAACCGGATCCTAGAAATATTTTGTTTAGCTTTATGACCTTTGAGTTGATTGGCTAATAGTTTGTCAGTTTTGTCtccatatatataaaacatagtTTTACTCTTTAAAAGTGATTGTTCAATTGAATAGGCGGTGAGCAGATCAAATTTGGTCTTAAGTTCCAACCATTTTTTATATACATCTGGACACTTAGTCTGGGCGTATTGTTTGTCAATCTCTCTGATTTGACGGGCAAGGTCCAATTTCTCTTGGTGGGATTTTCGCTTCAGTTGGGCGGTGTAGGCTATAATCTGCCCCCGAAGGTAGGCCTTAAGGACATCCCACACAATTAAACAAGACATGTCTGGAGACATATTTGTAGTTAGAAAAAAGGCTATTTCATCCTGCATGAATTTGACAAAGTTATCATCCGACAGCAAAGTTGAGTTGAATCGCCAATGTCTGTTCCTCTGAGGGAGGCCAGGGAAAGACATGGTCAGGACAAGAGGGGCGTGATCGGAGATGACAATACTCTTATAAGCACACGAGTGAACCAGTGGAATAAGTTCGTTattgataaagaaataattgatCCTTGAATAAGTGGGATGAACTTGTGAAAAAAAGAGTATTCTCTGTCATGTGGATGCAAAGAGTGCCATATATCACAAACACCATAGTTAGAGAGAAAGTCTTGAATAAAACGGGCTGACCTACTCGCTGTGCTGGGGTTAGTAGAAGATCGGTCCAAAACCGGGTCTAACGAACAGTTAAAATCACCTCCGAGAATAAGAGAGTATGTATTGAGATCTGGAAGCAATGAAAACAGTCGTTCAAAAAAACTTACGTCGTCCACATTAGGAGCATAAATGTTTACAAATACTACCAGTGTGTTACATAGTTTACCTGAGACAATTACATACCGACCGAACCTGTCAGAAATCACATTGTGTTGCACAAAGGGAATATCTTGACTTATAAGAATTGAAAGTCCCCGGGCTTTGGCTTGAAAAGAGGAGTGAAATCCCTGCCCCGACCATCGTGACAACAGACGGACATTATCTGAATTGCGAATATGGGTTTCCTGTAAGAAAGCTATTTCAGTTTTAAGTTGTTTCAAATGTGAGAAGacctttcttctttttacaGGATGGTTCAGACCTTTAACATTCCAGCTCAATAGATCTAGATGTCTGTTCATACCGCTTGATAAATAAAGTTAGAACATGAGCGCAGTGGCCTAAGCAGAATACTAAGAAATAAGGTGTGACTAGTGCATTGTGCTGGATTTGAAgagagaattaaaaaatgactgGCAGTGACATAACCCCCCAACCCACCCTCCCGAACCAAGAcagctgctaaaaaaaaaaaaaaaagcagcaagcTCTTCAGAACAGACATTGTACAACAAAACCTCTTCCTGTCTCACACACAACTAACAATTGCTCCCGTGTCATGAACAAATGGGGAGTCAGCACCTcctaaagaaacaaaacatgtgTAGACCTAATCCTGAAAGTCTTCACAAGATAAAATagcaagaataaaaaataaacaattgtgAGCTCTAAGATATGATTACAGATAACATAAAGCATCTAGTTCCAGGCAACGTAGAGTTAAAATTGTCTCCAAACGTACATAAATGCTCACAGATGAAAAAACGTCTTGCATGGCGTTTTTAAGGGTCGTAATGCAGAGCTAGACTCTGTATTAATAAAACTCTTAACAGGACGGGGCCTCATATGAAAACGGAGAGAAGAAGTAAATACAGTTTTAggtacatttttaatgcaaaatgaccaacacCGTGAGATTTGCATATAATGTTATTAACAGTCTGTGTAAGCAAGTGTCAAAAGGAACAGCGTTAAAATACTCACGTATGAACCACTGGACCGAACATCATATCAACCGCGTAGAAAACGAAGGAAATTAACCTTTCCTCTGCTGGGTTCAAAGTCATTAAACAGTCCCGTTACAAAGTTTTCGAGGACTTGGGGAGGCTCCTGATGAAGTCGCGCGCCTCGTCCGCAGAGCTGATCCACTTTCTGGCTCCACTGGGCAGCGTTAGATGGAGCCAGGCGGGGAAGAGCAGAGCCGGCTTCAGACCCAGTTTGTAAAGTTCAGTCATCACGTCTTTGTATTCCGCTCGCTGGTTAACAACTTCGGGACTGTAGTCCTCCACGATCCGAATTGGCTGGCCGCAATATTCGAGTTTCCCTCGTCGCCGTGCCTCTCTGATGAGGAGATCCTTCGTCTGGTACCGGTGCAGGCGGAGGATGACTCGTCGCGGCCGCTGTCCGGGGGCCGGTTTCGTTGCAAGAGAGCGATGAGCCCTGTCGATTTCTGGTGGAGATGGCAGTAACTCGCTCCCATATACCTCGCACAGCAGCTTCGAAAAAAAATCAGTGGGACGTCCGCTTTCAGTAGACTCCGGCAGCCCCAAAATACGCACGTTTTGACGTCTGCTTCGGCTCTCCAGGTCGCAGACTTTAGCCTTGAGCCTAGCATTGTCATCACTCAGAATCGAGCAGATGTTTTCTAAGTCCAAAACTCGTTGACTAATGTCTTCTGCAGCGAGTTCAAGGGACGAGACACGCTGTCCGTGGTCCTCCTCTGCAAGCCGCGTTTGGTCGAGCTTCGAGTCGAGCTGGCTGAATGCTGTCTTAAACTCAGCGGCTAGGTCTGCACGATGCTGTTCGAGCAGCGTGGTGATGGCTTCCAGCgttaagctaacattagcttcttcttttttgcttGATTTTCCGCTTTTCGAGGCCATTTCggagaaaaaatagttttttcagGCAGAACAGGACGGGAGATTAAAGAAGACAAAGAATGGTTCTTTTTAACAGTAAAGTTTGAGGGCTGGGTAGTTTG
This genomic interval from Centropristis striata isolate RG_2023a ecotype Rhode Island chromosome 14, C.striata_1.0, whole genome shotgun sequence contains the following:
- the LOC131984819 gene encoding zinc finger protein 773-like, encoding MSKVQTVRALVEQRLTAAAEEIFGLFERTIAEYEEQLCRSKEKNERQQKLLDAVFNPKLHLHRADVQQLLVVKEDFLSEQQERSCSLDQDQEDPEPPHIKEEQEEPWTSPQGEQLQGLEEADITKFTFTPVPVKSEEDEEKPQSSQLHQTQTEQLKTEAGGEDCGGPEPDRNSDPDPQVQTVRALVEQRLTAAAEEIFGPFARRIAECKEELHRSKEKNERQQKLLDAVFNPQLHLHRADVQKLLVGKEEFPSEQQERSCSLDQDQDQEEPEPPYIKEEPEEPLTSPEGEQLQGLEEADIIKFTFTPVPVKSEEDEEKPQSSQLHQTQTEQMETEADGEDCGEKRFSCSECGRRFGYKHVLQRHMLCHTGEKPFSCSICKKKFSQSGTLKKHMRLHTGENLFSCSVCKKNFSHSGSLKKHMSLHTGEKPFSCSLCEKTFTRNYGLKKHLRLHTGERDYFSCSICKKTFTQSGGLKKHMRFHTGERPFTCSFCGKGFSGSCDLKRHMRVHTGEKPFSCRICSKRFARSSQVKRHKCAGRSSSKFHQAEENKEAEPPASSPHEEMLTEANGEDCGRPEPARNSNPDEPETDEDTGDSPEPETDDSGDWK